From the Lysobacter soyae genome, the window GACCGCGACAAGGCGCGCATTCGCGCTTGGCAGAACAGAGTGAGCGAGATTGCCGCGGAACTCGGCGTGGAAGATGGCGTGATCGCGTCACGCAAAGTCATCCAAGCCTATTTGGATGAAGGCGAATGGCCTGAATCCGTTACCGCTTGGCGCAAAGCCAGGCTTGACGCAGGGGCACCGCCGAAATGATCCGCGTGCGTTTAGCATTGGCAGCGCTGTGCTTGACCATCGCCGGTTGCGCGAGCGTGCAAACACCGGCACCGACGTCGCAAATGCCGACCGCCGCCGCGCCCTACACCTTGTCGGATATCAAGGCGCCGGCAGCGATTCGAAACGGCAGTGCAGGGCTGCAGGTGCCGGGTGTGACATCGGCGATGTTGCTGCCCACGTATTGGATCCAGCGTATCGACCACGCGGAAACCGTCACGCACGATGCGGCGGAGATTGCTGCCTTGAATGCCGAAACAGGTGCGCGCTCATCAAACTTATACGCCTTGATCGATTTTCCGGCGACGCTGCGCGGCGCGGAGGTGTCGAAGTGGATCACCTCGCTTTCTAACAGCGCCAAACCGGCGTTGATCGACCAAGCTGGCAATCCGCTCGGTGAGGCGACTGTGGCGCGCATGGCCGCCAACACAAACCTCAGCGCTCTGCCGACCGCTGTCAGCCCGCGCTGGGCCACCGTGGTAGAACGCGCCGACTTGCGTGCCGTGCCCACTTCTCTGCGTGCGTACCGCAAGACCGACGACATTCCAATCAATATTGATCGGTTGCAGGAGTCCGCCGTGTTTCCCGGATGGGCGGTGTTGATTTTGCATACCAGTGCCGACGGCGAGTGGGCGTTCGTCAATGCGTACAACTATCGCGCCTGGATGCCGATGGCGGCTTTGCGATTGGTCGATCGCGAAATAGCACTGGCGCGCAATGCCGCGGTTCAACCACGTCCGCTTGGTTATTCCCGCGCGAATCTGATTCGCACGGCTTTTCAATATCTGGGCGAATCCTATGGCTGGGGCCATGCCGACGGCACGCGCGACTGCAGCGGATTCGTTTCCGAGGTGTATGCGGCGTTAGGTG encodes:
- a CDS encoding SH3 domain-containing protein → MRLALAALCLTIAGCASVQTPAPTSQMPTAAAPYTLSDIKAPAAIRNGSAGLQVPGVTSAMLLPTYWIQRIDHAETVTHDAAEIAALNAETGARSSNLYALIDFPATLRGAEVSKWITSLSNSAKPALIDQAGNPLGEATVARMAANTNLSALPTAVSPRWATVVERADLRAVPTSLRAYRKTDDIPINIDRLQESAVFPGWAVLILHTSADGEWAFVNAYNYRAWMPMAALRLVDREIALARNAAVQPRPLGYSRANLIRTAFQYLGESYGWGHADGTRDCSGFVSEVYAALGVVMPRNTGDQRDVPTFQTRRFTATEDRTAAVAAALPGDLIYIPGHVMMVLGHVGDETYVIHDTPGVRWADGRFLPLYGVSVTPFSTLMADAQTPYSAKIEAIVRPLP